ACTAAGATTAAAATAGCAACCTGGTGTGTTGCTATTGCTACCACTTCTTTCGTGGTAACTAGTTGTAGTCAGATGACTCGTACTCAGAAAGGGGCAGTTATTGGTTCGGCAGCAGGCGGTACCATTGGAGCTTTGATAGGTAAGAAAGCGGGTAATACGGCTGTCGGAGCCATTGTTGGTGGCGCTATAGGGGGTACTGCCGGGGCATTTATCGGAAGGAAAATGGACAGACAAGCTGAAGAAATTAAGAATACTGTTCCAGGTGCCGAGGTTATAAAAGCAGGAGAGGGATTGATCGTGAAGTTTGATTCGGGTATATTGTTCGACGTTAATAAAGCGAACCTGAAAGATGCAGCCCGAACAAATATTGCGAACCTTGCGACTTCCATGAAGAACAATCCACAAACTAACATCATGGTGATCGGACATACTGACGATACAGGATCGGATTCCTATAATTATACGCTATCTGAAAAGCGTGCACAGTCAGTAAAAGATTTTGCTGTAGCAAGTGGTGTAAGTTCCTCCCGTATTAATATCTCGGGTAAGGGTGAGACAGAGCCAATTGCCGACAATACAACTGAAAGCGGACGCTCGCAGAATCGCCGTGTTGAGATCGTAATTGTTGCGAACGAGCAAATGAAGAACGAAGCACGTCAAAGCGCGCAATAGTACTCTTAGAGTCGAAATAAAAAAAACCTACCTGGTTGCAGGTGGGTTTTTTTATTGTATTTTGTTAAAATTTGTTAAACTGCTAGTAGGGCCGAATTATCAGATTCTTTCTTACGTTGAGGACTTTATATTTGAAAGAGAATTAAGAAGATGATAAGAAAGATATTTAAAGGAGTTTGTGTAGCTTCTGTTTGCTTGCTGTTGTGCTTTGATGGTTATGCCCAGAAAATAAAAGCAGGTGTGCTGGTAGTTGGCAGTTCATCTGCCGGGGTAGCCGCTGCAATCCAATCGGCTCATTCAGGTGTTAAGACAATTCTGATTGATAAAGGTAATTTTGAATCTATCGTGCTGCCGTCTGATGAAGGACAAACACGGTCAGGTATTTATGCTAATTTTATTAAACGAGTAGAGTCGGCGCAGAAGTATCCTGTGACGAAGAACCAGGTGTTTTCGCCTTCTTTCGCAGCGACTATCTTTAAGGCGTGGGCAGATACAGTTAAAAACCTGACGGTAATTACCAGGGGTTCAGTGACAGCTATTGCGAAAGACGGAAAAGGATGGGA
The window above is part of the Arcticibacter tournemirensis genome. Proteins encoded here:
- a CDS encoding OmpA family protein, whose product is MKLTKIKIATWCVAIATTSFVVTSCSQMTRTQKGAVIGSAAGGTIGALIGKKAGNTAVGAIVGGAIGGTAGAFIGRKMDRQAEEIKNTVPGAEVIKAGEGLIVKFDSGILFDVNKANLKDAARTNIANLATSMKNNPQTNIMVIGHTDDTGSDSYNYTLSEKRAQSVKDFAVASGVSSSRINISGKGETEPIADNTTESGRSQNRRVEIVIVANEQMKNEARQSAQ